The genomic DNA AACCAAGGGGAAATGGACGGGGCTCGTATCTTAAATCCGGATACCATAAAGCTCATGGCGACCAACGCCCTGCCCGCCACCCTGACCGACAGCATCTGGCTTCCCTCAAAGGGGCAAGTCGGCTTCGGCATCGACTTCGCTACACGCATCGCATCGCCTGCCACCGCCGAAGAAAACTCGGGCGAAATCGGGGAGTTTTTCTGGGACGGTCGAGCCAGCACCTTGTTCTGGGTCGATCCGGAGAACCAGATCGCCGCCGTGCTCTTCGTGCAAATGATGCCCTTCAACACGATTGAGGTTCACAAGACCTTTCGCGACGCCATCTATTGGGACGACGAGACCGCCGCCGCCCCTCGCGAGTAAACGAGTCAAAGCAACTCGTAACAAGGTGGCGCGAGACCTCCGGGCACGCGCCCTCAACCCGATCATCCCATCACCAAAGAAGCTCCCGCCCTCAGGGCGCCGTCAGCTGCTTCCCGTTGCAGCTCGTATCCAATTTTTGGAGAAACGGTCCCGCTCGCTTCGCCCACGCCTTGGCATCGCCGTGGCTGCCCGCTTCCTCTCCAAAGCAGCTGCGCAGCATGTCCGTATCGATCACCCCGGGATTCAGCGCCGCCACCGCAAGCCCTGCCGGCAGTTCCTGAGCCATGGCCTGACTCAATCCTTCGATGGCCCACTTGCTGGCGCAGTAGGGAGCGACTTCAGGAGAAGTCGACCGCCCCCAACCTGAACTCAAGTTGACGATGATCCCCTGGCCGCGCTGCAGCATCATGGGCGTGAAATGCCGAATCGCGTTGGCCACACCTTTGATATTGACGTCGATCACCGCATCGAAATCCGCCGCTGGCACTTCCCAGAGCCGGGCGTTCGGATTGATGATGGCCGCGTTGTTGATCAGGAGATCGGGAGCGCCGAGCGCGGATTCGACTTCGGCGGCGAACATGGCAAAGGCTTTGTCGTTCACCACATCCAACACCTTGAAAAGCGTGTGGTCGCGCGGCGACTCCTCGCTCAGCTCCACGATGGCGTCGGCGCTGCGTCCGCATCCGCTGACCGACCAACCTTGCATGACGAACCAGTCCACCAAGGCCCGGCCCAATCCCTTCGTACATCCCGTTATGCAAACATGTTTCCCCATGCCACCACTATGCCACAGGATTCGCTTTCTTCCCAATGCCAAAGTCGACGGAACTGCAAAACGTTGCCTCCGAGCGCAAGGCGCGGGCTCGGCTGGCTCTTCGAACGACCCGGCGCATCACGTTCACTCGAAAACGCCTTAGCGTCGACGCCGCGAGGGCCCAACCCTTCTTCCGCGAGGGCGCTTTTCAAGCATCACGACGCTCACTTCCGCAGGTCGGCTTCGGTTTCCCTCCTCATCGACCACCACCAGGCGAAACCGATAGCGCCCTGGCTTCCTCAAGCCTTCCACCAGCAGACGCGGCGAACGCGTCTCAACCGGTTTCCCCACCTTCAGCTTCATGGCGTGTCGATCAAGGTCCACTCGTAGCTCTCGATGGCCCCTCCAATATCCGTGGATCGCGCCCCGCTTAAGATGATGTTCGCCCCGAAGCTTACCCGGCTTGGCGCATCGATGATCGCAGTCGGAGCATTGTCGTCGATCACCACGACATTGACCGTCGCGGGTTGCGAGCTGTTTCCCGATTCGTCGGATACGACGAGCTGAAAGCGATAGCTGCCCGGGGCCAAGGGATTCGAACTATCGACTTGGATGGTTAGCTGCGGGTCGGAAGAGCCGGCGACGATCGGCTGGCTTACGCTTAAATCGGAACTGTTGATGGTAGGCATAGGTCTTGAATGAACTCGGTTTTCAGGCGGATAGAACGGCTGCGACTATACGCCAAGAACGAGGAAAATTCGAGCGAGGCAGCGCATTTGTCGCCGCTTTCCCGTATCCTTTTTTCACCTACAAGAAGCATCGACCTACCGATTCCGAAGATCCCCACGCGGCGCCGGAAAAGCGTCTACGGATACAACTTACGCAGGTCTCTATCCGAGCCCTAGCCATTGCCGAGATGAAACCCTTTCATCGACCTGGCCAGAGCCTCGACCGCATCGTAGCTTTGCTTTGCGTCGACCGCGGTATCCGTCGATCCGTAGCGGCCGTTATCCGAAGAGCCGACCACCAGTCCATCCCTTCGCGGAATGACGTAGGCGTCCGGATTGGAAAACTGATACTGGATGCTCGGATCGGGTATGAGAAAGGTCAACTGACCACGAACCGACACCATCTTGTCGTCTTTGAAAAGCGTTTTAGCTCCCAGTCCGGTAGCGTTGATCAAGGTTTTCTCCGACAAGCTGGCGAGTTCGCTCACCTCATGAAACTCGCGCGTGACCAAAGTGCCGCCAAGAGCCCGAATCTCTCCTAAAAGAGTCGCCGTATAAGCGGAAATGTTGAAGATCATGCGAGAGCCCTTTTTCACATAAGGCTCAGCAAAGGGATGCTCCGAGGCCTCCAGATCCCGCGAGCGAGGAGTCAGGTCACGCACGTAGTCCTTGAAATGCCCGAAGCGCGGCCCCTCGTGATTGGCCTCCTGCTCCTCCTTCAATACATCCCAGGGCTTGTCCGAAACAGCGTAGGTATCGACCCATTCGATGGGATTGCCCGGAAGCCCCAGGTAGGTCTGGTACATGCCGAAGCTTGCTCGACAAGTCTTGCTCCACCATTGAGCGAAGGCTTCGCTACCGTGCTCTTCCAGACAGATTCGACTGTCTGGCGACCAAACGCCGGTTGCCACGCTTGAAGTGATGTTCGGATGACGATCCTTGCTGTAGATCGTCACCTTCTTGCCCGCACGCAAAAGCATCACCGCAGTGGTCATGCCCACCGCTCCGCAGCCGATCACAGCGAAGGAATCCGCCCCCGTCGCTAGCGCCTTTTCAGAAGCTTCGATCGCGGTTCCCCACGAAAGCGACCAGCCCGAACCTCCGTGTCCATAATTGTGAACGACCGTCTTTTTGCCGATGGTCTCAACGCTCAGGTTGGGACCCGTTTCACGAAACGGCCGCAGGCCCACCGTCTCCCGCACGACGCGATCCTGCGAGGCCCGGATCGGCACCAAGTCTTTAAAATTCGGATACGATGTGTGCTCTCGGGGATCCGGTCCGACTTTGGTCTTCTCGCCATTAGCGAGCGAGCGATTGGCGCCAAGCAGCGCAAGGGCGCCGGTGGCCCCTGCGAAGCGTAGAAAATCCCTGCGTTGAACGTTTCTAGACATCGCCGATCCTCAGCAGGTGATGTTCCATTTCGAGCCCATGCTCGAAAGTGACGGATCCTGGCGCGGCGCGCTATTTGCTCACGCCCCGCCATGCGCTTTTTTCACCCAATCACCCTGATCATCGTCGCCCTTTCACACTTAGCCGTGGCTCAACCGGTCATGGAGCTCATACACACTGACGAAAAACCGTACAGCGACTCAGTGGCGGTGCATCCCGACGCCGCGATCTCGTTTACCAAATCCTTCGAAGGTCGGGGAAACGGTCTCGCCGCCCAAGCTGCCGACGCTCTTCAGCAACTCGATGACGCCCTTTCCAGCAGCGGCCTCAGTCGTGGTGACGTCGCCAACGTTCGCGCTTACCTGACCTCCGCGAAAGGCGAGGATATGAGCGATCACATGGGTGCCTGGAACGAGGCGTTCAAAGCCTTTTTCGCCGACAATCCCCTTCCACCCACCCGCACCACCATCGGCTCGTTTGCAGCGATCGATCCTGATTCGCTTATCGCTATCGACGCCATCATCGCTTCGTCGAAACCGAGCGCGTCCGCAGAAACGCTTCCTGCAAATCCTCGTCTCATGTCGGGATCGGAAAACCAACTTCGCAGCATCGCTCCCTACTCCAGCCTGCTCATTACTTCCGGGGTGCTAGCAGATCCGCTACAGGAGGGTGGAAGGGATTTCGGCGACATGGAGCAGCAAACCCAGTCCACCCTGCAAAAGCTGGAAGCCACCCTCATCAGTTGGGGACTGCATTTGGGCGATCTCGCCTTCACACGAGTCATGCTGTCGCCTGAATTGGACGAAGAGGAAAACCGCTTTTTGGATACAGATGGTTTTCTTTCAGGATGGGAAGCCTTCTGGAGCGAGAAACGAGTCGCCGCCCCTCCCTTCAGCGTATTCTCCGGCCCCGGCTTCAGCAATTCTGGCCGCCTCATCGAGATCGAGTTCTACGCCGCTTTTCCCGATGCCTCCGGACCGTTTAGCCAATTCCCCACCCATGGTGAAGAACAGTCCTCCCCCATTCTTCGCGCTGGCAACCCGACTTCCTTTCTCAGCGGCTCGGTAGCCCTCGCTCGCGACGCCAAGAAAATCTGGCTTTCCGGAGCGATCGACCGTGACCGCGACACTATTCACGGACAAGCCACCGAGGCGCTACTGACCTTGCACGACCGCCTCGCCGATCACGGTATCGACTTTTCCAGTACAGCCCAACTGCGGGCCTACCTCAACTTCGACGGTCCATTCGGTCCGAACTTCGGAAACTGGAACACCGCCTATCGTCGCTTCTTCGATCACAAGAAGGTGAATCCGGAAAAGCCGGTTCGCACCGCCTTCCCCATCGAAAACCTGCCCAGCCCGCTGCTCATCGAAATCGAAGTCCTCGCCGCCACTCGAGACTAGGGTAAGGCGACTCTACTAGACCGCGTCCGGAGGCCGCGTTCCACCGTTCCTCAGGACTCCCGCTTGCCTTTGCCCATGCGCTTGCGCACTGCTTTGGCATACAAGACCACTGGCACGATCACCAAGGCCGACATGGCTAGCATGACGAACACGTGAGACTGCTCGATGCTTGCGAGGTTCACGATCTGTCCCGCTTGTTCGTTGTTCACCTGCTTCGCCATGGCAATCGGCCCGATGGCGCCTTCCTTGGCCGCTGAAAAGCCGTTGCTGAACGCGCTTTCCCAGCCTAGGGCAGAAAGAGAGGCGTACGCCTTGTATCCGATCGCGGAGGCTCCGAGGGCCAACAATCCGACGCCGACGGTACCGACTCCGATCACGCCAAAACCAACCGCGCCAAGCGATATCAATCCTACCGAGACGATGCCAACGCTGATCGTGCCCACCGCGTATCCACCCCAGGCGAACAACAGTCCATAGGCCTTTTCTCCCGCGGCGATCCAACCGATCGCCGGACCTTCGTTCCCTTCCGAGTTGGTGAACTGCACATGCAGCAGCGGCACGCCGAACAACGTCGCCCGACTGCGATACTCGCGCTTCTTCGAGCCGATCTGGTCGATCTCGCTCTGAAAGAGATCCG from Pelagicoccus sp. SDUM812003 includes the following:
- a CDS encoding SDR family oxidoreductase; its protein translation is MGKHVCITGCTKGLGRALVDWFVMQGWSVSGCGRSADAIVELSEESPRDHTLFKVLDVVNDKAFAMFAAEVESALGAPDLLINNAAIINPNARLWEVPAADFDAVIDVNIKGVANAIRHFTPMMLQRGQGIIVNLSSGWGRSTSPEVAPYCASKWAIEGLSQAMAQELPAGLAVAALNPGVIDTDMLRSCFGEEAGSHGDAKAWAKRAGPFLQKLDTSCNGKQLTAP
- a CDS encoding FAD-dependent oxidoreductase, whose product is MSRNVQRRDFLRFAGATGALALLGANRSLANGEKTKVGPDPREHTSYPNFKDLVPIRASQDRVVRETVGLRPFRETGPNLSVETIGKKTVVHNYGHGGSGWSLSWGTAIEASEKALATGADSFAVIGCGAVGMTTAVMLLRAGKKVTIYSKDRHPNITSSVATGVWSPDSRICLEEHGSEAFAQWWSKTCRASFGMYQTYLGLPGNPIEWVDTYAVSDKPWDVLKEEQEANHEGPRFGHFKDYVRDLTPRSRDLEASEHPFAEPYVKKGSRMIFNISAYTATLLGEIRALGGTLVTREFHEVSELASLSEKTLINATGLGAKTLFKDDKMVSVRGQLTFLIPDPSIQYQFSNPDAYVIPRRDGLVVGSSDNGRYGSTDTAVDAKQSYDAVEALARSMKGFHLGNG
- a CDS encoding Rid family hydrolase → MRFFHPITLIIVALSHLAVAQPVMELIHTDEKPYSDSVAVHPDAAISFTKSFEGRGNGLAAQAADALQQLDDALSSSGLSRGDVANVRAYLTSAKGEDMSDHMGAWNEAFKAFFADNPLPPTRTTIGSFAAIDPDSLIAIDAIIASSKPSASAETLPANPRLMSGSENQLRSIAPYSSLLITSGVLADPLQEGGRDFGDMEQQTQSTLQKLEATLISWGLHLGDLAFTRVMLSPELDEEENRFLDTDGFLSGWEAFWSEKRVAAPPFSVFSGPGFSNSGRLIEIEFYAAFPDASGPFSQFPTHGEEQSSPILRAGNPTSFLSGSVALARDAKKIWLSGAIDRDRDTIHGQATEALLTLHDRLADHGIDFSSTAQLRAYLNFDGPFGPNFGNWNTAYRRFFDHKKVNPEKPVRTAFPIENLPSPLLIEIEVLAATRD